The Bos taurus isolate L1 Dominette 01449 registration number 42190680 breed Hereford chromosome 13, ARS-UCD2.0, whole genome shotgun sequence genome contains a region encoding:
- the DHTKD1 gene encoding 2-oxoadipate dehydrogenase complex component E1, with protein sequence MAWVAVAAARLGLGRASPLFLRRGYQTERGVYGYRPRKPESREPEGGLARPPVDHGLARLVTVYCEHGHKAAKINPLFTGQALQENVPEIQALVQTLQGPFNTTGLLNMGKEEASLEEVVAYLNQIYCGQISIETSQLQSQEEKDWFAKRFEELKKEAFTTEERKHLSKLMLESQEFDHFLATKFATVKRYGGEGAESMMGFFYELLKMAAYSGVTDVIIGMPHRGRLNLLTGLLQFPPELMFRKMRGLSEFPENISAVGDVLSHLTSSVDLDFGAHHPLHVTMLPNPSHLEAVNPVAVGKTRGRQQSRQDGDYSLDSSAQPGDKVICLQVHGDASFCGQGIVPETFTLSNLPHFRIGGSVHLIVNNQLGYTTPAERGRSSLYCSDIGKLVGCAIIHVNGDSPEEVVRAAQLAFEYQRQFRKDVIVDLLCYRQWGHNELDEPFFTNPGMYQIIRARKSIPDMYAEYLMANGLTTQEEVSEIKASYYVKLNGHLTHAAHYRPPATSLQAHWQGLVQPEACITSWNTGVPLDLLQFIGKKSVEVPEEFQIHSHLLKMHVQSRVEKVMDGTKLDWATAEALALGSLLAEGFNVRLSGQDVGRGTFSQRHAMVVCQKTDDTYIPLNHMDPNQKGFLEVSNSPLSEEAVLGFEYGMSIESPNLLPLWEAQFGDFFNGAQIIFDTFISGGEAKWLLQSGIVVLLPHGYDGAGPEHSSCRIERFLQMCDSTEEGVDGDTVNMCVAHPTTPAQYFHLLRRQMIRNFRKPLILVSPKTLLRLPAAVSTLQEMAPGTTFKPVIGDSSVDPKKVKSLVFCCGKHFYALMKQRESLEARKHDFAIIRIEELCPFPLDSLQQEMSKYKHVRDVIWSQEEPQNMGPWFFVSPRFEKQLACKLRLVSRPALPVPAVGIGTIHLQQHEEILTKTFNP encoded by the exons TGGACCATGGCCTTGCCAGGTTGGTGACGGTGTATTGTGAGCATGGGCATAAAGCTGCCAAAATCAACCCACTCTTCACTGGTCAAGCCCTGCAGGAAAATGTGCCTGAAATCCAAGCCCTGGTGCAGACTCTGCAGGGACCCTTTAATACCACAG GATTATTGAacatggggaaggaggaggcctCTCTTGAGGAAGTCGTTGCCTATCTCAACCAGATCTACTGTGGGCAGATTTCTATCGAAACCTCTCAGCTTCAGAGCCAGGAGGAGAAAGACTGGTTTGCCAAGCGGTTTGAGGAACTGAAGAAGGAGGCATTTACCACAGAAGAGCGAAAACACCTGTCAAAATTAATGCTAGAATCTCAG GAGTTTGACCACTTTTTGGCCACCAAGTTTGCCACAGTGAAGCGATACGGAGGCGAAGGAGCAGAAAGCATGATGGGCTTTTTCTACGAGCTGCTGAAAATGGCGGCTTACAGCGGAGTAACGGATGTTATTATTGGGATGCCCCATAGAGGGAGGCTGAACTTGCTGACGGGCCTTCTGCAGTTCCCTCCAGAG CTGATGTTCCGTAAAATGCGAGGCTTAAGTGAATTTCCAGAAAACATTTCAGCCGTTGGCGATGTCCTGTCTCACCTAACGTCCTCGGTTGACCTGGACTTCGGTGCGCACCATCCCCTCCATGTGACTATGCTGCCCAACCCCTCGCACCTGGAAGCCGTGAACCCTGTGGCAGTCGGGAAGACTCGGGGCAGGCAGCAGTCCAGGCAGGATGGGGACTACTCCCTGGACAGTTCAGCTCAGCCTGGGGACAAAGTCATCTGCTTACAG gttcatggtgatgcttcttTCTGTGGTCAAGGGATTGTTCCTGAAACATTTACGCTCTCTAATCTCCCGCATTTCAGAATTGGTGGGAGTGTCCATTTGATTGTCAATAACCAGCTGGGTTACACCACTCCTGCAGAAAGAGGAAGGTCTTCCTTATACTGTAGTGACATCG ggaagctggtgggctgcGCCATCATCCACGTCAATGGAGACAGCccagaggaagtggtgcgggCCGCACAACTGGCGTTCGAATACCAGCGCCAGTTCCGGAAAGATGTGATTGTTGACTTGTTGTGCTACAGGCAGTGGGGCCACAATGAGCTGGACGAGCCCTTCTTCACCAACCCGGGCATGTACCAGATCATCAG AGCCCGGAAGAGCATCCCTGATATGTATGCAGAGTACCTTATGGCCAACGGACTCACAACCCAGGAGGAGGTGTCGGAAATCAAAGCCTCCTATTATGTGAAGTTAAATGGCCATTTGACTCATGCGGCCCACTACAGGCCCCCTGCCACGAGCCTGCAGGCCCATTGGCAAGGCTTGGTTCAGCCGGAAGCTTGTATTACTTCCTGGAACACAGGTGTGCCCCTTGACCTCCTGCAGTTTATTGGTAAGAAGTCTGTGGAGGTGCCTGAGGAGTTCCAGATACACAGTCACCTTCTGAAGATGCATGTGCAG TCTCGAGTGGAGAAAGTGATGGATGGAACAAAGTTAGACTGGGCCACGGCAGAAGCTCTTGCATTGGGCTCATTGCTTGCTGAAG GTTTTAATGTCCGTCTGAGTGGCCAAGATGTGGGCCGTGGAACTTTTAGCCAGAGGCACGCAATGGTTGTTTGCCAGAAGACAGATGACACTTATATCCCCCTGAACCATATGGACCCTAATCAAAAGGGGTTTCTAGAG GTCAGCAACAGCCCACTGTCGGAAGAGGCCGTCCTGGGATTTGAGTATGGGATGAGCATTGAGAGCCCTAACCTGCTGCCCCTCTGGGAGGCTCAGTTTGGCGATTTCTTCAATGGTGCCCAGATCATCTTTGACACGTTCATCTCTGGAG GCGAGGCCAAGTGGCTCCTCCAGAGCGGCATTGTGGTCCTCCTTCCCCACGGGTACGACGGGGCTGGACCGGAGCACTCATCTTGTCGAATAGAGCGTTTCTTGCAG ATGTGTGACAGCACAGAGGAGGGTGTGGATGGGGACACTGTGAACATGTGCGTGGCTCACCCCACCACGCCCGCCCAGTACTTCCACCTGCTCCGGAGACAGATGATTCGGAACTTCAGGAAGCCCCTCATCCTTGTTTCTCCGAAGACACTGCTCAGACTCCCC GCAGCTGTATCAACTCTTCAGGAAATGGCACCAGGAACAACATTCAAACCGGTCATTGGAGATTCATCTGTGGATCCAAAAAA GGTTAAGAGTCTGGTGTTCTGCTGTGGCAAACATTTCTATGCCCTGATGAAGCAAAGAGAATCTTTGGAGGCCAGGAAGCATGACTTTGCCATCATCCGAATAGAAGAACTCTGTCCTTTCCCACTGGATTCGCTGCAGCAAGAGATGAGCAAATACAAACACGTTAGAG ATGTTATCTGGAGTCAAGAGGAGCCTCAGAACATGGGTCCTTGGTTTTTTGTTTCTCCAAGGTTTGAGAAGCAGCTGGCCTGCAAG CTCCGTCTTGTGAGCCGACCCGCGTTGCCTGTACCGGCTGTGGGAATCGGCACCATTCACCTACAGCAGCATGAAGAAATCCTCACTAAGACCTTCAACCCATGA